In one window of Microbacterium sp. PM5 DNA:
- a CDS encoding ABC transporter family substrate-binding protein, whose amino-acid sequence MKKSRWGALAAVTAAGALALTGCTASGGGNATNAAPTGGTVTMAIVNDLTSLNSNTPQGNLDTNGQYVYLTTGGFFYPDNSFNLVKDESFGTYEKTSDDPLTVKYTLKKDLKWSDGEPITADDMVLAWAIASGHYDDATTDADGNVTGGTQYFQIAGSTAGINSTDFPEVGDDNTSITLKYSEPYVDWEIFNPIAQPAHVVAKKAGLSSAADLTKLLQGLPKGDPKAPVAANDTLKKAADFVNTGYDITSFPTDKDLLVTSGPWVLSAWTPGQSLTFEHNPNYKGNLAPKIDKLVMRVIGDAAAQVTALQNGEVDLVYPQASADTKKSLEAVSGAQVMTGDQVSYDHLDLNFGSEVFKDPTVREAFLLTVPRQQILDAIVTPVNPDAKVLDSQIWLPSQSEYATTVAQNGSDKYDPSKLDDNIAKAKELLAGKTPTVKILYNTKNPNRVDEFQAIQSSAAKAGFQVVDGGDPKWSTLLSAGNYDASLFGWISPGIGTAQIPQLFSTDGGGNYNKFTAANDDAIASQTTVDKDKLTQLLLNIDKTAFTEGYGLPLFQAPGIYGVSSKLDGVKYMGNQTGPIWNNWEWSVKQSTNTK is encoded by the coding sequence TTGAAGAAGTCACGCTGGGGAGCACTTGCCGCGGTCACCGCGGCCGGCGCCCTCGCCCTGACGGGCTGCACGGCCAGCGGCGGCGGCAACGCCACCAACGCTGCGCCGACCGGTGGCACCGTCACGATGGCCATCGTGAACGACCTGACGTCGCTGAACAGCAACACGCCGCAGGGCAACCTGGACACCAACGGTCAGTACGTCTACCTGACCACGGGCGGGTTCTTCTACCCGGACAACAGCTTCAACCTCGTCAAGGACGAGTCGTTCGGCACGTACGAGAAGACCTCGGACGACCCGCTGACCGTGAAGTACACGCTCAAGAAGGACCTGAAGTGGTCCGACGGCGAGCCGATCACGGCCGACGACATGGTGCTCGCGTGGGCGATCGCCTCGGGCCACTACGATGACGCGACCACCGACGCGGACGGCAACGTCACGGGTGGCACGCAGTACTTCCAGATCGCGGGTTCGACGGCGGGCATCAACTCGACCGACTTCCCCGAGGTGGGCGACGACAACACGTCGATCACGCTGAAGTACTCCGAGCCCTACGTGGACTGGGAGATCTTCAACCCCATCGCGCAGCCCGCGCACGTCGTGGCCAAGAAGGCCGGCCTCTCCTCGGCCGCTGACCTGACGAAGCTCCTCCAGGGTCTGCCCAAGGGCGACCCGAAGGCTCCCGTCGCCGCGAACGACACCCTGAAGAAGGCTGCGGACTTCGTCAACACGGGCTACGACATCACGTCGTTCCCGACCGACAAGGACCTCCTGGTCACCTCGGGCCCGTGGGTGCTCTCGGCCTGGACGCCGGGTCAGTCGCTCACGTTCGAGCACAACCCCAACTACAAGGGCAACCTCGCGCCGAAGATCGACAAGCTCGTCATGCGTGTCATCGGCGACGCCGCCGCGCAGGTCACGGCTCTGCAGAACGGCGAGGTCGACCTCGTCTACCCGCAGGCATCCGCCGACACGAAGAAGTCGCTCGAGGCCGTCTCGGGTGCTCAGGTCATGACCGGTGACCAGGTCTCCTACGACCACCTCGACCTGAACTTCGGCTCCGAGGTGTTCAAGGACCCGACCGTCCGCGAGGCCTTCCTCCTGACGGTTCCGCGTCAGCAGATCCTCGACGCGATCGTGACGCCGGTCAACCCCGACGCCAAGGTCCTCGACTCGCAGATCTGGCTGCCCAGCCAGTCGGAGTACGCGACCACGGTCGCTCAGAACGGCTCGGACAAGTACGACCCGTCCAAGCTCGACGACAACATCGCGAAGGCCAAGGAGCTCCTCGCCGGCAAGACGCCGACCGTGAAGATCCTCTACAACACGAAGAACCCGAACCGCGTGGACGAGTTCCAGGCGATCCAGTCCTCCGCGGCCAAGGCCGGCTTCCAGGTCGTCGACGGTGGCGACCCCAAGTGGTCGACCCTGCTGTCGGCGGGCAACTACGACGCGTCGCTGTTCGGCTGGATCTCCCCGGGTATCGGCACGGCGCAGATCCCGCAGCTGTTCTCGACCGACGGTGGTGGAAACTACAACAAGTTCACCGCTGCCAACGACGACGCGATCGCGTCGCAGACCACGGTTGACAAGGACAAGCTGACGCAGCTCCTCCTGAACATCGACAAGACGGCGTTCACCGAGGGCTACGGCCTGCCCCTCTTCCAGGCGCCCGGCATCTACGGCGTCTCCAGCAAGCTGGACGGCGTCAAGTACATGGGCAACCAGACCGGTCCGATCTGGAACAACTGGGAGTGGTCCGTCAAGCAGAGCACCAACACCAAGTAG
- the typA gene encoding translational GTPase TypA, which translates to MAHALRPDLRNVAIVAHVDHGKTTLVDAMLRQTGSFGEHAHVEERAMDSNDLEREKGITILAKNTAITYNGIHTEVPVTINVIDTPGHADFGGEVERGLSMVDGVVLLVDASEGPLPQTRFVLRKALEAKLPVILLVNKTDRPDARIAEVEEEAHDLLLGLAGDLVDDVPDLDVDALLDVPVVYASGRAGAASRNRPANGELPDNEDLEPLFEAILEHVPAPAYDDEAPLQAWVTNLDSSPFLGRLALLRVFNGTLKKGQTVAWVRHDGSHTNARITELLKTRALERYPAESAGPGDIVAIAGIEDITIGETIADPEDVRPLPAITVDDPAISMTIGTNTSPLMGKVKGHKLTARMVKDRLDRELIGNVSLKVVDIGRPDAWEVQGRGELALAILVENMRREGFELTVGKPQVVTKRGEDGKVKEPFEHLTIDAPEEHLGAITQLMAARKGRMDTMTNHGTGWVRMEFVVPSRGLIGFRSEFLTITRGTGIANAISHGYDDWAGQITTRQNGSIVADRQGVVTPFAMIALQERMSFFVQPTEEVYEGMVIGENSRADDMDVNITKEKKLTNMRSSTSDSFESMTPPRVLTLEESLEFARDDECVEVTPEKVRIRKVVLDATERGRAASRAKRQDG; encoded by the coding sequence ATGGCGCACGCCCTCCGTCCGGATCTCCGTAACGTCGCGATCGTCGCGCACGTCGACCACGGCAAGACCACGCTCGTGGACGCGATGCTCCGTCAGACCGGCTCCTTCGGTGAGCATGCGCACGTCGAAGAGCGCGCCATGGACTCGAACGACCTGGAGCGTGAGAAGGGCATCACGATCCTCGCCAAGAACACGGCGATCACCTACAACGGCATCCACACCGAGGTTCCGGTGACGATCAACGTCATCGACACCCCCGGCCACGCCGACTTCGGCGGCGAGGTCGAGCGCGGCCTGTCGATGGTCGACGGTGTCGTGCTGCTGGTCGACGCGTCGGAGGGTCCGTTGCCGCAGACCCGCTTCGTGCTGCGCAAGGCGCTGGAGGCGAAGCTGCCCGTGATCCTGCTGGTCAACAAGACCGACCGTCCCGACGCCCGGATCGCGGAGGTCGAGGAGGAGGCCCACGACCTGCTGCTGGGTCTGGCCGGCGACCTCGTCGACGACGTGCCCGACCTCGACGTCGATGCTCTCCTGGACGTGCCGGTCGTCTACGCGTCCGGTCGCGCCGGCGCCGCGTCTCGCAACCGGCCCGCCAACGGCGAGCTGCCCGACAACGAGGACCTCGAGCCCCTGTTCGAGGCCATCCTCGAGCACGTCCCCGCTCCCGCCTACGACGACGAGGCGCCGCTGCAGGCCTGGGTCACCAACCTCGATTCCTCGCCGTTCCTCGGCCGTCTGGCCCTGCTCCGTGTCTTCAACGGCACGCTGAAGAAGGGGCAGACCGTCGCCTGGGTGCGTCACGACGGCTCGCACACCAACGCGCGCATCACCGAGCTGCTCAAGACCCGTGCTCTCGAGCGCTACCCGGCCGAATCTGCCGGCCCCGGTGACATCGTCGCCATCGCCGGCATCGAGGACATCACGATCGGCGAGACGATCGCCGACCCCGAAGACGTGCGGCCGCTGCCCGCGATCACGGTCGATGACCCGGCCATCTCGATGACGATCGGCACCAACACCTCGCCCCTCATGGGCAAGGTGAAGGGTCACAAGCTCACGGCGCGCATGGTCAAGGACCGTCTCGATCGGGAACTGATCGGCAACGTCTCGCTGAAGGTCGTCGACATCGGACGTCCCGACGCCTGGGAGGTGCAGGGTCGCGGTGAGCTCGCGCTGGCGATCCTCGTCGAGAACATGCGCCGTGAAGGCTTCGAGCTGACCGTCGGCAAGCCGCAGGTCGTCACCAAGCGCGGCGAGGACGGCAAGGTCAAGGAGCCGTTCGAGCACCTCACGATCGACGCCCCCGAAGAGCACCTCGGTGCCATCACACAGCTGATGGCCGCTCGCAAGGGCCGCATGGACACCATGACCAACCACGGCACCGGCTGGGTGCGCATGGAGTTCGTCGTCCCCTCGCGCGGTCTGATCGGCTTCCGCAGCGAGTTCCTGACCATCACCCGCGGCACCGGCATCGCGAACGCGATCTCGCACGGCTACGACGACTGGGCGGGGCAGATCACCACCCGCCAGAACGGGTCGATCGTCGCCGACCGTCAGGGTGTCGTGACACCGTTCGCCATGATCGCGCTGCAGGAGCGCATGAGCTTCTTCGTGCAGCCGACCGAAGAGGTCTACGAGGGCATGGTCATCGGCGAGAACTCGCGCGCCGACGACATGGACGTCAACATCACGAAGGAGAAGAAGCTGACGAACATGCGCTCGTCGACGTCCGACTCCTTCGAGTCGATGACGCCGCCGCGCGTGCTCACGCTGGAGGAGTCGCTCGAGTTCGCGCGCGACGACGAATGCGTCGAGGTGACCCCCGAGAAGGTGCGCATCCGCAAGGTCGTGCTCGACGCGACCGAGCGCGGCCGCGCCGCCTCGCGCGCGAAGCGTCAGGACGGCTGA
- a CDS encoding AzlC family ABC transporter permease: MDAAAEAREAVRRARREAVGVAVATSAYGVSFGALAVASGLDVWQTCVLSLLMFTGGSQFAFVGVIGAGGIAAAPAAIASAALLGVRNVAYGLRMAPVVGRGWRRLVAPHVTIDESTAVALAHSDPAARRAGFWITGVGIYVGWNLSTLGGALLGDVLGDPRVYGLDAAAAAAFLALLWPRLRRRQAIAVGVAAAVVATVLTPVLMPGVPVLVAAVVALAVGWTNAFAGRAS, from the coding sequence ATGGATGCCGCAGCTGAGGCCCGAGAGGCTGTGCGTCGCGCGCGGCGCGAGGCCGTCGGCGTCGCCGTCGCGACGAGCGCATACGGTGTCTCGTTCGGCGCTCTGGCTGTGGCGTCCGGCCTCGACGTCTGGCAGACGTGCGTGCTGAGCCTGCTCATGTTCACGGGGGGATCGCAGTTCGCGTTCGTCGGTGTCATCGGCGCGGGAGGCATCGCCGCCGCGCCCGCGGCGATCGCCTCCGCCGCGTTGCTCGGCGTCCGCAACGTCGCCTACGGGCTGCGCATGGCTCCGGTGGTCGGGCGCGGCTGGCGCCGTCTCGTGGCGCCCCACGTCACGATCGACGAGTCGACGGCGGTGGCGCTGGCCCACAGCGATCCTGCGGCGCGGCGTGCGGGCTTCTGGATCACGGGCGTCGGCATCTACGTCGGATGGAACCTCTCGACGCTGGGTGGTGCGCTGCTCGGCGACGTCCTCGGCGATCCTCGTGTCTACGGGCTGGACGCGGCCGCGGCTGCGGCCTTCCTTGCGCTGCTGTGGCCGCGTCTGCGTCGCCGTCAGGCGATTGCCGTCGGCGTCGCCGCCGCGGTCGTCGCCACGGTTCTCACGCCCGTCCTCATGCCCGGCGTACCCGTGCTGGTCGCCGCCGTGGTCGCCCTCGCCGTCGGGTGGACCAACGCGTTCGCGGGCCGCGCATCATGA
- a CDS encoding AzlD domain-containing protein, producing the protein MTMWTAVLAASLACLALKALGYAIPARWFGSARAERSIDLLTVALLAALVAVQTLGAGPQIVADARVPAIFVAAGLLTLRAPFLVVVVAAAVVAAALRALGWAT; encoded by the coding sequence ATGACGATGTGGACGGCCGTGCTGGCGGCGTCGCTCGCGTGCCTGGCGCTGAAAGCCCTCGGGTACGCGATTCCCGCGCGATGGTTCGGCTCGGCTCGCGCGGAACGCTCGATCGACCTGCTGACGGTCGCGCTGCTGGCCGCACTGGTCGCCGTGCAGACGCTGGGCGCCGGTCCGCAGATCGTCGCCGATGCGCGCGTGCCGGCGATCTTCGTCGCCGCGGGGCTGCTGACGCTCCGCGCCCCCTTCCTCGTCGTCGTGGTGGCGGCAGCGGTCGTTGCGGCCGCGCTCCGGGCGCTGGGATGGGCGACGTAG
- a CDS encoding integral membrane protein → MTDDVRLYRSTTNTVIAIGAWVAVTAGAALVVLLGATRSTQQLWALVPLALIALLVGELFWRPRIIWDEQSITLVNPYATTTVPWTMVVDIDTRFALTVVTPSRRYRSSAAPAAGALTMPRGGRDSLGPDQKGGVLRKSDALGTDSGDAAYIIRGAWHRLVESEAIPLGRAGSDRARVHVHVTALALSLLLAAATVPALLNL, encoded by the coding sequence ATGACAGATGACGTGCGCCTGTACCGATCGACCACGAACACCGTGATCGCGATCGGCGCATGGGTGGCTGTGACCGCCGGCGCGGCGCTGGTGGTTCTGCTCGGCGCGACTCGGTCGACGCAGCAGCTGTGGGCTCTGGTGCCGCTGGCGCTGATCGCGCTGCTGGTGGGCGAGCTGTTCTGGCGTCCGCGCATCATCTGGGACGAGCAGTCCATCACGCTCGTGAACCCCTACGCGACCACGACCGTCCCGTGGACGATGGTCGTCGACATCGACACCCGCTTCGCGCTGACCGTGGTGACGCCCTCGCGTCGATATCGATCGTCTGCGGCGCCCGCGGCCGGCGCACTCACCATGCCGCGCGGAGGCCGTGACAGCCTCGGACCCGACCAGAAGGGCGGCGTCCTGCGCAAGTCCGACGCCCTCGGCACCGATTCCGGTGACGCCGCGTACATCATCCGGGGAGCATGGCATCGGCTCGTGGAGAGCGAGGCCATCCCCCTGGGTCGCGCGGGAAGCGACCGCGCCCGCGTGCACGTGCACGTCACCGCCCTCGCGCTGAGCCTGCTGCTGGCCGCGGCGACCGTTCCGGCGCTGCTGAACCTCTGA
- a CDS encoding DUF2200 domain-containing protein, whose protein sequence is MERIFDMPVARVYPLYVQKVQRKGRSADDVEAVTRWLTGYSAQELADHLAAQTNFRDFFAGARLHPGAAQITGVICGVRVEQIADPLMQKIRYLDKLVDEVARGRPLEKILRA, encoded by the coding sequence ATGGAGCGGATCTTCGACATGCCCGTCGCCCGCGTCTACCCGCTCTACGTCCAGAAGGTGCAGCGTAAGGGCCGCTCAGCGGACGACGTCGAGGCCGTCACACGATGGCTGACGGGATACAGCGCCCAGGAACTCGCGGATCACCTCGCCGCGCAGACGAACTTCCGTGACTTCTTCGCGGGTGCGCGTCTGCATCCCGGCGCCGCGCAGATCACGGGTGTGATCTGCGGTGTGCGAGTGGAGCAGATCGCAGATCCGTTGATGCAGAAGATCCGCTACCTGGACAAACTCGTCGACGAGGTCGCGCGAGGTCGCCCGCTCGAGAAGATTCTGCGGGCATGA
- a CDS encoding ABC transporter permease, producing MSILILLAASFVMFNLVALSTDPLEDLRSSNNPNKQQLIEARIQLANLDVAPPLRWAMWVGGAAKCLIPFANACDLGTTFQGAPVTDVLPIAMVSTIQMVTAALLLAILFGISTGILSALRENSGFDVSFTVLSLFLYSLPSFLAAALLKNFVAIGFNDFLQDPVIPIVVAVIVGIVVALIVQAVVGGDTRRRLTSGGTSFVLTTGLLIYMSVTGWFLTPGFGPVGVIVLSAGAALGVTVLIAGIHQRRALLTAGIVAVAGIISYFALQGLFDVSTFATIGILFVVALAVGFAAGFFVGGDDRSQNMRIGVLVAVIISVIILIDRFMQSFPGYMEDMNGRPIATVGSSTPGYAPDNMWRVGLDVFFHLLLPTISLLTISFAGYTRYARAGMIEVLSQDYVRTARAKGMPERVVVVRHAFRNVLIPITTLVATDLGGLLGGAIITEFIFAIPGMGALFQRSLGPGDLYPVMGYFIVIAFMAILFNFLADLAYAALDPRVRVR from the coding sequence GTGTCGATCCTCATCCTCCTCGCGGCATCCTTCGTGATGTTCAATCTGGTCGCTCTGTCGACGGATCCGCTCGAGGACCTCCGCTCTTCCAACAACCCGAACAAGCAGCAGCTGATCGAAGCGCGAATTCAGCTCGCCAACCTGGACGTCGCGCCTCCGCTTCGCTGGGCGATGTGGGTCGGCGGCGCCGCCAAGTGCCTCATCCCCTTCGCGAACGCCTGCGACCTGGGCACCACCTTCCAGGGTGCCCCCGTCACCGACGTCCTGCCGATCGCGATGGTGTCCACCATCCAGATGGTCACGGCGGCCCTGCTGCTGGCCATCCTCTTCGGCATCTCGACCGGAATCCTTTCTGCGCTGCGTGAGAACAGCGGCTTCGACGTGTCGTTCACCGTCCTCAGCCTGTTCCTCTACTCCCTGCCGTCCTTCCTGGCCGCCGCGCTTCTCAAGAACTTCGTCGCCATCGGCTTCAACGACTTCCTGCAAGACCCCGTCATCCCCATCGTCGTCGCGGTGATCGTCGGGATCGTGGTGGCCTTGATCGTGCAGGCGGTCGTCGGCGGTGACACCCGCCGTCGCCTCACGTCCGGGGGCACGAGCTTCGTGCTCACCACGGGCCTGCTCATCTACATGAGCGTCACCGGCTGGTTCCTCACGCCCGGGTTCGGCCCGGTCGGCGTCATCGTGCTGAGCGCAGGTGCCGCCCTCGGTGTGACCGTGCTGATCGCCGGCATCCACCAGCGCCGCGCGTTGCTGACGGCCGGCATCGTCGCCGTCGCCGGAATCATCAGCTACTTCGCGCTGCAGGGTCTGTTCGACGTGTCCACGTTCGCGACCATCGGCATTCTCTTCGTCGTGGCGCTGGCGGTCGGTTTCGCGGCCGGCTTCTTCGTCGGCGGAGACGACCGCTCCCAGAACATGCGCATCGGTGTTCTGGTCGCCGTGATCATCAGCGTCATCATTCTCATCGACCGCTTCATGCAGTCCTTCCCCGGCTACATGGAGGACATGAACGGACGCCCGATCGCCACCGTGGGCTCCTCGACGCCGGGATACGCTCCCGACAACATGTGGCGCGTCGGTCTGGACGTCTTCTTCCACCTGCTGCTTCCGACGATCTCGCTGCTGACGATCTCGTTCGCGGGGTACACGCGTTATGCCCGCGCCGGCATGATCGAGGTGCTCAGCCAGGACTACGTGCGCACCGCTCGCGCCAAGGGCATGCCCGAGCGGGTGGTGGTCGTCCGCCACGCATTCCGCAACGTGCTGATCCCGATCACGACGCTCGTGGCGACCGACCTCGGCGGGCTGCTCGGTGGAGCCATCATCACGGAGTTCATCTTCGCGATTCCCGGTATGGGTGCCCTCTTCCAGCGCTCGCTGGGTCCCGGTGACCTGTACCCGGTGATGGGCTACTTCATCGTCATCGCCTTCATGGCCATTCTGTTCAACTTCCTTGCCGATCTCGCGTACGCGGCACTCGACCCGAGAGTGAGGGTGCGCTGA
- a CDS encoding ABC transporter permease: MSSTISETPGDVEERSISQSRIIWRRFLSQKVGLIAAIVLLAVVAFATSAVGLGPIPGWWKYNWYDLSNSVNGGEPTLSLFPFSLGDHPFGQDRIGRDYFAMTMRGIQNSFVAMVLITGIALIVGVTVGAIAGYFRGWVDAVLMRLTDVFIVIPAIVIAAVVGNWAGAVGVWVLGSMLGFFSWMVIARLVRGEFLSLREREFVEAARVAGASDARIIFRHILPNATGVIIVSGSLLAAGAILLEAAISLLGYGIRSPDVSLGLLIGVNQSAFTVRPWLFWWPALFIVTLALSANIFGDALREAFDPRSRRFSRRRTKERADGVEPDVAAPTSLMDAAAQNPRTGTPTLQDPE, encoded by the coding sequence ATGTCCAGCACCATCTCCGAAACCCCCGGCGACGTCGAAGAGCGCTCGATCAGTCAGAGCCGGATCATCTGGCGCCGTTTCCTCTCCCAGAAGGTCGGCCTCATCGCCGCCATCGTCCTGCTGGCAGTCGTGGCCTTCGCCACGAGCGCCGTCGGGCTCGGCCCGATTCCCGGCTGGTGGAAGTACAACTGGTACGACCTGTCGAACAGCGTCAACGGCGGAGAGCCGACTCTGAGCCTGTTCCCGTTCTCGCTCGGCGACCACCCCTTCGGTCAGGACCGCATCGGGCGCGACTATTTCGCGATGACCATGCGCGGCATCCAGAACTCGTTCGTGGCCATGGTGCTGATCACGGGCATCGCGCTGATCGTGGGTGTCACGGTGGGCGCGATCGCGGGCTACTTCCGCGGCTGGGTCGACGCGGTGCTCATGCGCCTGACCGACGTCTTCATCGTGATCCCCGCCATCGTGATCGCCGCCGTCGTCGGTAACTGGGCCGGCGCGGTCGGCGTATGGGTCTTGGGCTCGATGCTCGGGTTCTTCAGCTGGATGGTGATCGCGCGTCTCGTCCGCGGTGAGTTCCTCTCGCTGCGCGAACGGGAGTTCGTCGAGGCTGCCCGCGTGGCCGGCGCCTCCGATGCCCGCATCATCTTCCGGCACATCCTTCCGAACGCGACCGGCGTGATCATCGTGTCGGGATCGCTCCTGGCAGCCGGTGCCATCCTGCTCGAGGCGGCGATCTCGCTTCTCGGCTACGGCATCCGCTCTCCTGACGTCTCGCTGGGTCTGCTCATCGGTGTCAACCAGTCGGCCTTCACTGTGCGGCCGTGGCTGTTCTGGTGGCCGGCGCTGTTCATCGTCACGCTGGCACTGTCGGCGAACATCTTCGGCGATGCCCTCCGCGAGGCCTTCGACCCGCGCAGCCGTCGGTTCTCCCGTCGTCGCACGAAGGAGCGCGCCGACGGTGTCGAGCCCGATGTCGCCGCTCCGACGAGCCTGATGGATGCCGCGGCGCAGAACCCGCGCACCGGCACGCCGACCCTGCAGGATCCGGAGTAA
- a CDS encoding ABC transporter ATP-binding protein, with the protein MRTSRGMLPTTEAHQPDSGPVLEVTDLNVDFGVDGYWVPAARHVSYSIAAGEVLAIVGESGSGKSVSSMSLLGLLPKNSRVSGSAKLAGRELIGMKPREMQEIRGNQISMIFQEPMTALNPVLTVGFQIVETLRQHFGVSPAEAKARAVELLTLVELPDPQKAFDSYPHQLSGGQRQRAMIAQSLSCDPLLLVADEPTTALDVTVQAEILELMRKLQDRLGSAILLITHDMGVVADMADRIVVMRQGDIVETGTVASVFADPQHPYTKALLSAVPRITTEDLQAPDAATPSTPVVVSFDDVAIEYPKRGRVPAFRAADHIDLKIYQGEVLGLVGESGSGKTTIGRATIGLLPIHSGRLTVAGMDISKANREQLHALHHEVGIVFQDPSSSLNPRMTIGDSIAEPIKLSEKIKGAPLDKRVRALLDSVRLPRDYASRYPHELSGGQKQRVGIARALALNPKVLVADEPTSALDVSVQATVLELLKDLQRERGFACLFISHDLAVIDELADRIAVMRHGALVEVGTRDQIMRRPQQAYTKRLLAAVPVPDPDIQRERRDKRLADLAAGVDADETPGDAAAHA; encoded by the coding sequence ATGAGAACCTCCCGCGGCATGCTGCCCACGACCGAGGCGCACCAGCCGGACAGCGGTCCGGTGCTCGAGGTCACCGACCTCAACGTCGACTTCGGCGTCGACGGGTACTGGGTGCCCGCCGCACGTCACGTCTCCTACTCGATCGCTGCCGGCGAAGTGCTCGCCATCGTGGGTGAGTCCGGGTCGGGAAAGAGCGTCTCGTCGATGTCGCTGCTGGGCCTGCTGCCGAAGAACTCCCGCGTGAGCGGCAGTGCGAAGCTGGCTGGCCGCGAGCTCATCGGCATGAAGCCTCGGGAGATGCAGGAGATCCGCGGCAACCAGATCTCGATGATCTTCCAGGAGCCCATGACGGCGCTGAACCCGGTCCTGACGGTCGGGTTCCAGATCGTGGAGACGTTGCGCCAGCACTTCGGCGTGTCTCCGGCGGAGGCCAAGGCGCGGGCCGTCGAGCTTCTGACGCTGGTCGAGCTTCCCGACCCGCAGAAAGCCTTCGACTCGTACCCGCACCAGCTGTCCGGCGGCCAGCGTCAGCGCGCGATGATCGCGCAGTCGCTGTCGTGCGACCCGCTGCTGCTGGTCGCGGACGAGCCGACGACCGCGCTGGATGTGACCGTTCAGGCGGAGATCCTCGAGCTCATGCGAAAGCTCCAGGACCGTCTCGGCTCGGCCATCCTGCTGATTACGCACGACATGGGCGTCGTCGCCGACATGGCCGACCGCATCGTCGTGATGCGTCAGGGCGACATCGTCGAGACCGGCACGGTCGCGAGCGTCTTCGCCGACCCGCAGCATCCGTATACGAAGGCGCTGCTGTCGGCGGTGCCGCGCATCACCACCGAGGATCTGCAGGCTCCCGATGCTGCCACCCCGTCCACTCCCGTGGTGGTGTCGTTCGACGACGTCGCGATCGAGTATCCGAAGCGCGGTCGGGTGCCGGCTTTCCGTGCGGCCGACCACATCGACCTGAAGATCTACCAGGGTGAGGTGCTGGGCCTGGTCGGCGAGTCCGGCTCGGGCAAGACGACGATCGGTCGCGCCACGATCGGTCTGCTGCCCATCCACTCCGGACGCCTGACCGTGGCCGGAATGGACATCTCGAAAGCGAACCGCGAGCAGCTGCACGCCCTCCACCACGAGGTGGGCATCGTCTTCCAGGATCCGTCGAGCTCGCTGAACCCTCGAATGACCATCGGCGATTCGATCGCCGAGCCGATCAAGCTGTCCGAGAAGATCAAGGGCGCGCCCCTCGACAAGCGCGTGCGAGCGCTGTTGGACTCCGTGCGACTGCCGCGCGATTATGCATCCCGTTACCCGCACGAGCTCTCCGGTGGGCAGAAGCAGCGCGTGGGCATCGCCCGCGCCCTCGCTCTCAACCCGAAGGTCCTGGTTGCCGATGAGCCCACGAGCGCACTCGACGTCTCCGTGCAGGCCACGGTTCTGGAGCTGTTGAAGGATCTGCAGCGCGAGCGCGGGTTCGCCTGCCTGTTCATCAGCCACGACCTCGCCGTCATCGATGAGCTGGCCGACCGGATCGCGGTCATGCGCCACGGCGCTCTCGTCGAGGTCGGCACCCGCGACCAGATCATGCGTCGCCCGCAGCAGGCCTACACCAAGCGTCTTCTGGCAGCCGTGCCGGTGCCCGACCCCGACATCCAGCGTGAGCGCCGTGACAAGCGTCTGGCCGATCTCGCCGCCGGTGTGGACGCCGATGAGACACCGGGGGATGCCGCCGCGCACGCCTGA
- a CDS encoding CPBP family intramembrane glutamic endopeptidase codes for MIDSEAAELPRLRGTRARLWWEISIVLALSVGRSALSSVLALVQALTRDQALGDQSTSLNPGANAAQFWDVLNQFLAQFFAFAPIALAIYLLWEPGISAFRRIGLDFRVLGRDLGAGVLLVAVIGIPGLGLYVAGRALGITVQVDAAPLDSSWWTIPLLLLAAVRAGLTEEVIFIGYLFDRLRRLGWGTWTIILSTAALRGAYHAYQGWGPIAGNIVMGIVFGWVYRRWGRVMPLVIAHTLIDVIAFVGYPLAAAWWPGVFA; via the coding sequence GTGATCGATTCCGAGGCCGCCGAACTGCCAAGACTGAGGGGCACGCGCGCCCGGTTGTGGTGGGAGATCAGCATTGTGCTCGCTCTGTCGGTCGGGCGCTCGGCGCTGTCCTCGGTGCTCGCGCTCGTGCAGGCGCTGACGCGCGACCAGGCCTTGGGAGACCAGTCGACCTCGCTGAACCCGGGCGCGAACGCCGCCCAGTTCTGGGATGTCCTCAACCAGTTCCTGGCCCAGTTCTTCGCGTTCGCCCCCATCGCACTGGCGATCTACCTGCTGTGGGAGCCCGGGATCTCGGCGTTCCGTCGCATCGGCTTGGATTTCCGGGTTCTCGGGCGGGATCTGGGTGCGGGCGTGCTGCTCGTCGCCGTCATCGGCATCCCGGGTCTCGGCCTCTACGTCGCCGGTCGCGCGCTGGGGATCACCGTGCAGGTCGACGCCGCACCACTCGACTCGTCATGGTGGACGATTCCGTTGCTCCTGCTGGCAGCCGTGCGGGCCGGCCTCACCGAAGAGGTCATCTTCATCGGCTACCTGTTCGATCGTCTGCGGCGGCTCGGATGGGGAACGTGGACGATCATCCTGTCCACAGCGGCGCTGCGCGGCGCGTATCACGCCTACCAAGGGTGGGGACCGATCGCCGGCAACATCGTGATGGGCATCGTGTTCGGGTGGGTCTATCGGCGCTGGGGCCGCGTGATGCCTCTGGTGATCGCGCACACCCTCATCGACGTCATCGCCTTCGTCGGCTATCCGCTCGCCGCCGCCTGGTGGCCCGGCGTCTTCGCCTGA